A single window of Anopheles moucheti chromosome 2, idAnoMoucSN_F20_07, whole genome shotgun sequence DNA harbors:
- the LOC128299091 gene encoding uncharacterized protein LOC128299091, whose translation MLCGAKLDQKRVPNPIEKLLNQAMCPCRYASNGCTWKFAQSEMDAHVVECRFRPYRCVTDALNVIKCDWRGLQHEIEKHLTEGHKELGPVFRFRETTSLVFKEQMSLGGLKLVDAFSKRFLFYFFSDVANKKLSFLMIYFGRHEEANQYCYELEIRAAPYATKDSPEEDDSDKPITFARSVKFVERCCSDSENLAKLLEEDRCITISHRDVHKYLHEEKIHMLYKIRKVDPTREKKLSTTSVTASEVPEKASALSTKTKPRPPPFVFANKGKLSGSGKRSNSSSSTSSSSSSSSSGSNTSTSTTKLPNITGASPTTSLPSRTPSTASTVTVSSDRNSVDALALDVSRSSLSSINRVTTPLTPFEKPERCPLLTPSINKHDMPPTWSISQTTTTSGFAYHTSTEYQRQVYGHEPYRNVHHYPLSGYTTTAAVCQRYTQPYKVKDDRGYLMKHPTNCLYKPRPKWSAGGSVKEGKAKGGWSA comes from the exons ATGCTG TGTGGTGCCAAGCTGGATCAGAAGAGAGTTCCCAACCCGATCGAGAAGCTGCTGAATCAGGCAATGTGCCCGTGTCGCTATGCGTCCAACGGATGCACCTGGAAGTTTGCCCAGTCCGAGATGGATGCACACGTTGTTGAGTGCCGCTTCCGACCCTATCGGTGTGTTACGGATGCTTTAAATGTCATCAA GTGCGATTGGCGAGGACTACAGCACGAAATTGAGAAGCATCTTACCGAGGGTCACAAAGAGCTAGGTCCTGTGTTTCGTTTCCGCGAGACGACATCATTGGTGTTTAAGGAGCAAATGTCGCTAGGAGGTCTTAAGCTGGTGGACGCCTTCAGTAAGCGCTTCTTGTTCTACTTCTTCTCCGATGTAGCGAACAAGAAGCTGTCCTTTCTGATGATCTACTTTGGACGACACGAGGAAGCGAACCAGTACTGTTACGAGCTGGAAATACGTGCCGCGCCCTATGCGACAAAGGACTCGCCGGAAGAGGACGACTCGGACAAGCCAATCACCTTCGCACGAAGCGTCAAGTTTGTTGAGCGTTGTTGTTCCGATTCGGAAAATCTGGCGAAGCTGCTGGAAGAGGATCGTTGCATCACAATATCCCACCGGGATGTGCATAAATATCTGCACGAGGAGAAGATCCATATGCTGTACAAGATACGCAAGGTAGATCCAACGcgcgaaaaaaaactgtccacAACAAGCGTGACCGCTAGTGAAGTTCCGGAAAAGGCCAGTGCGTTATCAACGAAGACAAAACCCCGGCCTCCACCGTTTGTGTTTGCCAACAAGGGGAAACTGTCCGGCAGTGGCAAACGCTCAAATTCGTCTTCAAGCACTTCAAGTTCCAGCTCGAGCTCGAGCAGCGGCTCTAACACGTCGACATCCACCACCAAATTGCCGAACATTACTGGTGCTAGTCCCACCACGTCTTTGCCCTCGCGAACACCATCCACCGCCTCGACGGTGACAGTTAGTTCGGACCGGAACAGTGTCGATGCGCTAGCATTGGACGTCAGCCGTAGTTCACTTTCGTCCATCAATCGTGTCACTACACCGTTAACACCGTTCGAAAAACCGGAACGGTGTCCGCTTCTGACGCCTTCCATCAACAAGCACGATATG CCTCCAACGTGGTCCATTTCGCAGACGACAACGACGAGCGGTTTCGCTTACCACACCAGCACCGAGTATCAACGGCAGGTTTACGGCCATGAACCGTACCGTAATGTCCATCATTATCCGCTGAGCGGGTATACAACAACGGCTGCCGTTTGCCAGCGATACACCCAACCGTACAAGGTGAAGGACGATCGTGGCTATCTGATGAAGCATCCGACAAACTGTCTGTACAAACCGCGACCCAAATGGTCGGCCGGAGGTAGCGTCAAAGAAGGGAAAGCAAAAGGTGGTTGGAGTGCGTAA
- the LOC128302924 gene encoding matrix metalloproteinase-2 isoform X1 codes for MQKPRCGAPDVSDSLDFLPTIDIRVSPRVRRYIIQGQKWHNPIVTWSLVNQTMSELDAGQVRRIMHEALDLWSQHANINFREVYSTDADIQVLFARKFHGDGYNFDGRGKILAHAFYPGTGIGGDAHFDADEHWLLNEPLDAEGTRLFDVAVHEFGHSLGLGHSSQQDAIMFPWHHISYRGKDTIPEDDRLGIQSIYGPRKKIYGKNPERHTPSTTTTTTTTTPAPPPRPTTRPYYPVKNTTGHPWEGLYPHGGRPYTTRTTVTTTTTERTHQREDVDEPRYPTRHHPTTVSTTTVRHRPHHRPHHRTTTTAMTTTTTTRRPPYHHRPVAIHPNPCNTSFDAITLIRNELFIFKDRWLWRMNENDLHRPSPFEIHRMFFGLPADFERIDTVYENKHQKIIFFIGKQYYVFNSQYLEPGYPKPLTNLGLPDSIERIDAALVWSHNNRTYLYSGRLYWRFDEDTNRVELDYPRDMSMWKGIGYNIDAAFQYRDGKTYFFKGLGYWRFNDMRMSIAHEYQKSSATRWMKCRHERQVLNDLDVDIDSPSSEPTVVQKAAIGTNRAAPSSLSNDDRTRLLLLLPCTLLTLAISFYSKQYA; via the exons TTTGGTAAATCAAACGATGTCTGAGCTGGATGCGGGACAGGTGCGACGGATAATGCACGAAGCGCTAGATCTTTGGTCACAGCACGCCAACATCAACTTCCGCGAGGTGTACAGTACGGATGCCGACATACAGGTACTGTTTGCGCGTAAATTCCACGGCGACGGTTACAACTTCGATGGGCGCGGCAAAATTCTAGCCCACGCGTTCTATCCCGGCACCGGTATCGGAGGCGATGCCCATTTCGATGCCGACGAGCATTGGCTGCTGAATGAACCGCTCGATGCAGAAG GTACACGCCTGTTCGATGTGGCGGTACACGAATTTGGCCATTCGCTTGGACTGGGACACTCATCGCAGCAGGATGCGATCATGTTTCCGTGGCATCACATTTCGTACCGTGGTAAGGACACGATCCCGGAGGACGATCGGCTCGGCATCCAATCGATCTACGGTCCGCGGAAGAAGATTTACGGCAAAAACCCGGAACGTCACACACCGTCAACGACtacaacgacgacgaccacCACACCAGCGCCACCGCCACGACCGACGACGCGTCCATACTATCCGGTGAAGAACACTACCGGCCATCCATGGGAGGGTTTGTATCCGCACGGTGGTCGTCCGTACACGACACGCACGACGGTTACAACCACCACAACCGAACGTACTCACCAGCGGGAGGATGTTGATGAACCGCGTTACCCGACGCGCCATCATCCAACAACGGTGTCGACGACCACGGTACGCCATCGACCGCATCATCGACCGCACCATCGAACAACGACGACGGCGATGACgacgaccaccaccacacggCGACCACCGTACCACCATCGACCGGTCGCAATCCATCCGAATCCGTGCAACACCAGCTTCGATGCGATCACGCTGATTCGCAACGAGCTGTTCATCTTCAAGGATCGGTGGCTGTGGCGTATGAACGAGAACGATCTACACCGGCCGAGTCCGTTCGAGATTCACCGGATGTTTTTCGGCTTACCGGCAGACTTTGAGCGCATCGACACGGTGTACGAGAACAAGCATCAGAAGATCATTTTCTTCATCG GCAAGCAATATTATGTGTTCAACTCGCAGTATCTCGAACCCGGCTACCCGAAACCACTGACCAATCTTGGACTTCCGGACAGCATCGAGCGGATCGATGCAGCACTCGTGTGGAGTCACAATAATCGCACCTATCTTTACAGTGGACGACTCTACTGGAG ATTCGACGAAGACACGAATCGGGTAGAGTTGGACTATCCGCGCGATATGTCCATGTGGAAGGGTATTGGATATAATATCGATGCCGCGTTCCAGTACCGTGACGGTAAAACCTACTTCTTCAAGGGGCTTGGCTACTGGCGGTTCAACGATATGCGGATGAGCATCGCCCACGAGTACCAAAAGTCGTCCGCTACGCGATGGATGAAGTGTCGGCACGAACGGCAGGTGCTGAACGATCTGGACGTGGACATTGACTCGCCGAGCAGTGAGCCGACGGTTGTGCAGAAGGCCGCAATTGGCACGAACCGTGCTGCGCCGTCCAGTCTGAGCAATGACGATCGGACGAGattactgctgttgctgccatgCACACTCCTAACGTTAGCGATATCATTCTACTCCAAACAGTACGCTTAA
- the LOC128302924 gene encoding matrix metalloproteinase-2 isoform X2, with protein MSELDAGQVRRIMHEALDLWSQHANINFREVYSTDADIQVLFARKFHGDGYNFDGRGKILAHAFYPGTGIGGDAHFDADEHWLLNEPLDAEGTRLFDVAVHEFGHSLGLGHSSQQDAIMFPWHHISYRGKDTIPEDDRLGIQSIYGPRKKIYGKNPERHTPSTTTTTTTTTPAPPPRPTTRPYYPVKNTTGHPWEGLYPHGGRPYTTRTTVTTTTTERTHQREDVDEPRYPTRHHPTTVSTTTVRHRPHHRPHHRTTTTAMTTTTTTRRPPYHHRPVAIHPNPCNTSFDAITLIRNELFIFKDRWLWRMNENDLHRPSPFEIHRMFFGLPADFERIDTVYENKHQKIIFFIGKQYYVFNSQYLEPGYPKPLTNLGLPDSIERIDAALVWSHNNRTYLYSGRLYWRFDEDTNRVELDYPRDMSMWKGIGYNIDAAFQYRDGKTYFFKGLGYWRFNDMRMSIAHEYQKSSATRWMKCRHERQVLNDLDVDIDSPSSEPTVVQKAAIGTNRAAPSSLSNDDRTRLLLLLPCTLLTLAISFYSKQYA; from the exons ATGTCTGAGCTGGATGCGGGACAGGTGCGACGGATAATGCACGAAGCGCTAGATCTTTGGTCACAGCACGCCAACATCAACTTCCGCGAGGTGTACAGTACGGATGCCGACATACAGGTACTGTTTGCGCGTAAATTCCACGGCGACGGTTACAACTTCGATGGGCGCGGCAAAATTCTAGCCCACGCGTTCTATCCCGGCACCGGTATCGGAGGCGATGCCCATTTCGATGCCGACGAGCATTGGCTGCTGAATGAACCGCTCGATGCAGAAG GTACACGCCTGTTCGATGTGGCGGTACACGAATTTGGCCATTCGCTTGGACTGGGACACTCATCGCAGCAGGATGCGATCATGTTTCCGTGGCATCACATTTCGTACCGTGGTAAGGACACGATCCCGGAGGACGATCGGCTCGGCATCCAATCGATCTACGGTCCGCGGAAGAAGATTTACGGCAAAAACCCGGAACGTCACACACCGTCAACGACtacaacgacgacgaccacCACACCAGCGCCACCGCCACGACCGACGACGCGTCCATACTATCCGGTGAAGAACACTACCGGCCATCCATGGGAGGGTTTGTATCCGCACGGTGGTCGTCCGTACACGACACGCACGACGGTTACAACCACCACAACCGAACGTACTCACCAGCGGGAGGATGTTGATGAACCGCGTTACCCGACGCGCCATCATCCAACAACGGTGTCGACGACCACGGTACGCCATCGACCGCATCATCGACCGCACCATCGAACAACGACGACGGCGATGACgacgaccaccaccacacggCGACCACCGTACCACCATCGACCGGTCGCAATCCATCCGAATCCGTGCAACACCAGCTTCGATGCGATCACGCTGATTCGCAACGAGCTGTTCATCTTCAAGGATCGGTGGCTGTGGCGTATGAACGAGAACGATCTACACCGGCCGAGTCCGTTCGAGATTCACCGGATGTTTTTCGGCTTACCGGCAGACTTTGAGCGCATCGACACGGTGTACGAGAACAAGCATCAGAAGATCATTTTCTTCATCG GCAAGCAATATTATGTGTTCAACTCGCAGTATCTCGAACCCGGCTACCCGAAACCACTGACCAATCTTGGACTTCCGGACAGCATCGAGCGGATCGATGCAGCACTCGTGTGGAGTCACAATAATCGCACCTATCTTTACAGTGGACGACTCTACTGGAG ATTCGACGAAGACACGAATCGGGTAGAGTTGGACTATCCGCGCGATATGTCCATGTGGAAGGGTATTGGATATAATATCGATGCCGCGTTCCAGTACCGTGACGGTAAAACCTACTTCTTCAAGGGGCTTGGCTACTGGCGGTTCAACGATATGCGGATGAGCATCGCCCACGAGTACCAAAAGTCGTCCGCTACGCGATGGATGAAGTGTCGGCACGAACGGCAGGTGCTGAACGATCTGGACGTGGACATTGACTCGCCGAGCAGTGAGCCGACGGTTGTGCAGAAGGCCGCAATTGGCACGAACCGTGCTGCGCCGTCCAGTCTGAGCAATGACGATCGGACGAGattactgctgttgctgccatgCACACTCCTAACGTTAGCGATATCATTCTACTCCAAACAGTACGCTTAA